In a single window of the Elaeis guineensis isolate ETL-2024a chromosome 4, EG11, whole genome shotgun sequence genome:
- the LOC105043436 gene encoding pyridoxine/pyridoxamine 5'-phosphate oxidase 2 isoform X2 has product MAGGTASAPWKPLLLKALDSNSHLKHSAFFQLATIGSNGRPANRTVVFRGFQENCDKIQINTDVRSSKIEDIKRCPFGEICWYFTDSWEQFRISGRIDIINGSNSDPLKLQQREKAWFASSPKSRLQYLGPTPGLPVINENPGAENQLDSSAGPVDAFCLLILDPEQ; this is encoded by the exons ATGGCCGGCGGGACGGCGTCGGCGCCCTGGAAGCCCCTCCTCCTCAAAGCCTTGGACTCCAACTCCCACCTCAAACATTCCGCATTCTTCCAACtc GCAACGATTGGCTCTAATGGAAGACCTGCGAATCGGACCGTGGTCTTCAG GGGATTCCAGGAGAATTGCGATAAGATTCAGATCAATACGGACGTTCGGAGCAGCAAG ATTGAGGACATCAAGCGTTGCCCTTTCGGAGAG ATATGTTGGTATTTCACAGACTCTTGGGAGCAGTTCCgaatcagtggaaggattgatatCATTAATGGGTCAAATTCAGACCCTTTGAAGCTTCAG CAGAGAGAGAAAGCTTGGTTTGCAAGTTCCCCAAAGTCAAGATTACAGTACCTAGGACCTACACCTGGTCTTCCAGTTATTAACGAAAATCCTGGAGCAGAGAATCAACTTGATTCATCCGCTGGCCCAGTTGATGCATTCTGTCTGTTAATTCTTGACCCAGAACAG TGA
- the LOC105043436 gene encoding pyridoxine/pyridoxamine 5'-phosphate oxidase 2 isoform X1, producing the protein MAGGTASAPWKPLLLKALDSNSHLKHSAFFQLATIGSNGRPANRTVVFRGFQENCDKIQINTDVRSSKIEDIKRCPFGEICWYFTDSWEQFRISGRIDIINGSNSDPLKLQQREKAWFASSPKSRLQYLGPTPGLPVINENPGAENQLDSSAGPVDAFCLLILDPEQVDYLNLKSNERLMFTSRPSANGCKVWIFEKINP; encoded by the exons ATGGCCGGCGGGACGGCGTCGGCGCCCTGGAAGCCCCTCCTCCTCAAAGCCTTGGACTCCAACTCCCACCTCAAACATTCCGCATTCTTCCAACtc GCAACGATTGGCTCTAATGGAAGACCTGCGAATCGGACCGTGGTCTTCAG GGGATTCCAGGAGAATTGCGATAAGATTCAGATCAATACGGACGTTCGGAGCAGCAAG ATTGAGGACATCAAGCGTTGCCCTTTCGGAGAG ATATGTTGGTATTTCACAGACTCTTGGGAGCAGTTCCgaatcagtggaaggattgatatCATTAATGGGTCAAATTCAGACCCTTTGAAGCTTCAG CAGAGAGAGAAAGCTTGGTTTGCAAGTTCCCCAAAGTCAAGATTACAGTACCTAGGACCTACACCTGGTCTTCCAGTTATTAACGAAAATCCTGGAGCAGAGAATCAACTTGATTCATCCGCTGGCCCAGTTGATGCATTCTGTCTGTTAATTCTTGACCCAGAACAG GTTGACTATTTAAATCTGAAAAGCAATGAAAGGTTAATGTTCACATCCAGGCCAAGTGCGAATGGTTGCAAAGTTTGGATATTTGAGAAAATCAATCCGTAA